From Candidatus Manganitrophus morganii, the proteins below share one genomic window:
- a CDS encoding cupredoxin domain-containing protein — MKVAALVLISFILIGAGTAHGKTYLLKTEMSGEFAFIGEDGTKNPTLEVYEGEVVELIIENGDGAPHVLSIPELAVKSARVDTVGERTIIKFVAKEGAFPYFCPLPGHRRLGMEGKIICRHKEAKRRPA; from the coding sequence ATGAAGGTGGCAGCGTTGGTCCTGATTTCTTTCATCCTTATCGGCGCCGGAACGGCCCACGGCAAAACGTATCTCCTCAAAACGGAGATGTCGGGCGAGTTCGCATTTATCGGAGAGGATGGAACCAAGAACCCGACCCTGGAGGTGTATGAGGGAGAGGTGGTCGAATTAATCATCGAAAACGGCGACGGGGCGCCGCATGTTTTGTCGATCCCCGAGCTGGCGGTGAAGTCGGCGCGGGTCGACACGGTGGGCGAACGGACGATCATCAAATTCGTCGCGAAGGAAGGAGCGTTCCCCTACTTCTGCCCTCTCCCCGGCCACCGAAGACTCGGCATGGAAGGGAAAATCATCTGCCGGCACAAAGAGGCGAAACGTCGGCCCGCTTGA